From the Paraflavitalea soli genome, the window GTAACAAAGTAACGGCAGGCGCAAAAGTTATTTTCAGGAATATGGACAATGAAATAGAGATCGATGCCTATGACAATATTCTTTTGCTCGACCATGTAACAGGCCCCTTAACAGCCCGGTCGCTCTATGGCCCCATCGATGTGGTATTTACAGGGCCTGTCAAAGGACCGGTATCCATCGCTACCATCTATGGTGCTATTGATGTTGCCATACCGGTGGCCACAAAAGCCAATATGCAACTCAAAAGCATCCACAGCCCCATTATGACCTCGCCTGATCTAAAAATAGAGATGGAGAAACATGAACCAGAGCCGGTGGGCAGTCACGCCACCTCCATTGCAGGCAAGTTGAATGGCGGCGGAACAGACCTCTGGCTTAATTCAAAATTCGGTAAGATCTATCTCCGCAAGACCCAATAACAACAATCAATAAGGGGAGATCGAACCCGCTTTCCCCAACAAAACTAAACCCTGATTTATGAAGTATATGATGGTAATGGCATTGCTATGCCTGGCTGCAAGTGTAAAGTCTCAAACCTGTGCCTGTGAAAAAGAGTTCTTACATGTAAAGAACATAGTCGAGCATAATTTTGCAGGATATGCCGACCGGGTAAAAGCGCTTTCAAAAGCAGGCTATGAAAAAAAGGTCCATCAATTACTGCAACTCACCCGCAACAAATTTTCCAGCGACAATTGTCCGCTCATCATCTATCAATACCTTAAAATTTTCAAAAGCCATCACCTGGGCTTCGCTCCCAATTATGATCCCGCTAAAACGGATACTGATTTTGTAAATCACCGCCCGGTTTACAACATCACCGATGAGGAGATAGCGCGGTTGAAGCAATCCAGGTCGTGGGAAGGTATTTATTATTTCACCTATGATTCATCCACTAAAATTGCGGTGATCAAAGACCCGACGGATATACATGACTATATAGGCGTAACCATAGAATCTACCAGGCCAACCTGGAAAAAAGGCCTCATCAAGTTTGAAGGCAAATTGGAGAATGATAGTATCCTCTCGGGTTTATTGTACATGCGCAATCACCGGCCTAAATTCGAAGGCTTCTGGCTACATGATAACAACAATATGATAAGCGGCGACTGGCGGCGTGAAGGTGCGCCGGCGCCTGTAAAACAAGCTGCTGCCAATTCTTCACCGGGGGAGCGCATCCCCACCATTCATGCCAAAAACCTTTCGGCCAATACCTTTTACCTTAAAATAGGCAGTTCTGATCTTAAGCACAAACCTGCTATAGACTCCATACTGAAAGCTAATGAGGGTTTATTAAATTCGATCCCCAACCTCGTATTGGATTTCCGCGACAATGGCGGTGGAGCCGATGCCACCTGGGCGCCCCTCATCCCTTATCTCTATACACAGCCCATTAAGGAGATTGGAGCTGATGTATGGGCAACGGAGTTAACCATTGCAGGCTATAAAAAATACCTTGAAGACAAGAACTTACCCCAGGCAAACAGGGATCGCCTCCTTCGCAAGATCGCTAAAATGGAAGCAGCAAAAGGGAAATGGATACGAGGCAATGAAGATGAGATAAACTCCTCTTTCACGGCAAAACCATTTCCCCAAAAGGTGGTCATCCTCATCAACCGCTGGTGCGGCAGTGCTACGGAAGAGTTCTTACTGGCGGCACAGCAAAGTACGAAAGTCATACTGGTGGGTGAAAATACCATTGGCAACCTCGATTATTCAAATGTCGTAGAGGTTCCGTTTTCCTGCTATCCCTATACTTTGACCTATGCCACTACCCGCAGCCGGCGTTTGGATATGGGCCAGGGTATAGACAATGTGGGGATCGCTCCCAAATACCGCCTCGCAGAAGAAGCAGATTGGATACAAGAAACGTTGAGGATATTGGAACATTAGGCGTCTCTTCTTTCAACACATATACATCAACTGTCCAAACCGCCGGGCTTACCATGATTTAGACAAGACTTTCCTGTAATTCTACATTTTTGAAGAAAGGGAATAAGGCTACTTTTGCTTTCTCCCCTTCACCAGAACGTAATCAAGCAAAGTCATTCTCTAAAATAAAATTAAAACCATGAGCAAGATCACAGTAAGCGACGGTACAGAAATCTATTACAAGGATTGGGGTACAGGACAACCCATCGTTTTCCATCACGGCTGGCCTTTATCGGCTGATGATTGGGATGGCCAAATGATTTTCTTCCTCAACCAGGGATACAGGGTAATTGCCCATGACCGCAGGGGACATGGAAGATCTTCCCAAACGGCCAACGGCCATGAAATGGACACCTATGCAGCCGATGTGGCAGAACTGGCCAAAGCACTCGATCTGAAAGATGCCATACATGTGGGCCACTCCACCGGCGGCGGAGAAGTGATCCGCTATGTTGCCAAGCACGGCAAAGGCCGCGTGGCCAAAGCGGTTCTCATCAGTGCTGTTCCCCCGATCATGGCAAAAACAGCCAATAACCCCGATGGTATTCCTATGCAGATATTTGATGAAATACGCGAAGGAACTGCTACCAGGCGGGCCCAGTATTTCCAGGACTTTACCATTCCTTTTTACGGCTACAACCGGGAAGGCGCCAAAATATCACAAGGCATCCGGGATAACTGGTGGCGGCAGGGCATGATGGGATCGGCCAAAGCCCATTATGATTGTATCAAGGCTTTTTCTGAAACCGATTTTACCGAAGACCTTAAAAGTGTGGATGTACCGGTTCTTATCATGCATGGAGAAGATGATCAGATCGTTCCTTTTCCGCTTACAGGGGCAAAATCTATCAAGCTGCTCAAAAAAGGAACACTTATCTCCTATCCGGGCTTTCCTCACGGTATGCCAGCCACAGAAGCTGCCACGATCAATAAAGACCTGTTGGCTTTCATCAAGTCCTGATCATAACGACTATACACATACCTGTCAAATGCTGTCAGCCACCTTGCTGGCAGCATTTGAGTTTATAACCGCTACCCCTCTACCCTGCTGTATTCTCCTGCAGTTTTCCTTTCGCTTGGTGTGGCGGTACAACCTATCTACATCCACTGTTGCTTTGGGTGGGAGGCGCCAGCTTCCCTCTCAGTCTCGGCTAAAAGTGGCTGATTTTGTGTTTGATGCTATTAGCATATTCTATCCATACTGAAGGTATACTGAAGCTATACTGTAGCCATGCTGAAGGAATACGGATTTAGGATGTTGTCTTGTACTGAAAAAACCTTACAGTTGGGCAGGTCAATACGGTTTTTACTTTACATGCTTAGGCAATAATACGGATATCGCTTTACAGGTTAGGAACTTTGTTGGTCACCCGGATTGTTTTTACGTTTCCTGGGCTTCCATCTTTTTTTCAATTTTCCCTCTCTAAGGTGAGCCTGATCAGGTGTAAGGTTATCACAGCTCATGTGTTGGCGCAGCCGGTTATACAGGTCAATGGCGTTATGGGTAACGCTTGTTGCCTGGCTATAGCCTTCAAAAACCCTATCCAAATCCAGTTCTGTTTTAAGGATGCCGTTTACCCTTTCTGCAACCGGATTTTCATACGGACTCCCTGTCTGGGTCATACTGATGCGGATCTGATTTGTTTGTAATACACTTACATACTGGTCACAGCAGTATTGTATCCCTCTATCTGAGTGGTGGATAAGACTTTGGGGTACATAGTCTTTTAAGGACCTGATAGCTTTGTTCAGGGCTATCAGACATCCCTGGACCCGCAGGTTCTGGCTTACATGATAACCGACTATTTTTCTGGAATAGGCATCCGTTATCAACGACAGGTACATAAATCCCTTTTCTGTCCGCAGATAGGTAATGTCGCTCACCCAATGTTGCTGAGGCTTTAGTACTTCCAGTCCTTTGATCAGATTGGGCCATTTTCTATAAGGGTGGTCGGACCAGGTGGTACGTGCATGGCTCCTTTTGCGCTTTTGCAACATGTTATGCTTTTTGAGTAACTTAAAAAAACGGTCCCTGCCCATCCTGATGTTATGCGCCTGCAGCGCTGGTCGCAGAGAGCCCAGCAATTTCACAGCGCCTTCTTTCTTTAAGACTTTGCGTGCTTGTGTTGCCAGGTCCAATACAAGTTCTTCCCGCAACTGCCCGTTGGCCGCCTGCCATCCATGTTCATAATAAGCCTGCCTTGTTTTACCAAACAATGCGCAAAGTGTGCCTATCGCTGCCTGAGGATAGTGCTGTTTCACTTGCCGGACTGTTTGGTACCAAACTTTTTTACAATGTCCACTCCCAGCTCCTTACCGGCATTTTCAAGTAACATTTCCCAGGCTGCTACTTTGAGATTGGCCTGTTGTAATTGCTTTCTGAGTTCTTCTACTTCACTGGTTGTGGCAGGCTGCTGCGATTGTTGTGTCGGCTGGACAGGTGGTATTTCTCCCGTGGGATAGTTTGCCTTATACCATTTTACAAAATGCCGGACTGTACTTGGACCAGGAAGACCATACTTGATAGCCAATTTCATATAGCCCAGATCACTACTTAGATACTCACGGGCTACTGCGATCTTGAGGATGTTGTCATGGACAGGATCCCGACCGCCCTTGTTGTTTGAACTCATAATGGGTAAATTTAGGTTTCTGTATACTTACTACCCATTTATGTAAGGAGATTTCAGGAACGAGACATGTAGAATGTAGAATTACTCCGTGCTTTGATTTTTCCTTTCTGTTGTTTTCTTTGGTTCTCTTTATCCCGTTCTACCTTTTTCTGATTCCTCTTTCGGTATCAACACTTCACAAACTTACTATAACGGCCAGGCTATTTCCAAATGTGTTGTTGTATAAATCGTCATTTTTGTAATTTTTGTAAAAAATCGACGCACATTACGTCGATTTTTTACAAAAATTACAAAATATACCATGGGGTATTGGAAAGGGGTATCTGGGTGTTGTATGTTTGTGTTGAACAGTTACCAAAGCAATTGACCATGTGGACGAGGCCTCTAAGCATGGTTGATGGAACTAAGTGTTGTGCAACACTGAAAGCAAGCTTCGAGCTACGAGCTCCCGCTATGGCGGGACAAGTTATGAGCTGCGAGCGCCCGCTGTGGCGGGACTGGTTTTTTAGCTGTTGGCTACGAGCGGTTGGGTTTTAGCAGTAGCTTTTACAATTTCAGTTCTTTGCTATTTGCTTCTTGCAGATAGCTACCGGCTGAGGGCTATTGCCACTGGTTTTCGTTTTTATGGCTGTGATCTATGAAGGCCTGGTGCGCCAGCCACCAGACTATACGACAAGGGTCCGGATGCAGTGGAAAATGGAAGGCAGGATTTGGCCGGGATGAGGAGCCACGATTTAAAAGTCGAAGCTGTTAGGGTCTAACGGTTGTGTAGTTTATTTTTAAACATCTAAATGAATGATAAGTACAGGGGAGTATGTAATCACCTGTATTGATCTGATGTTTATATGCCATGGCCCCGTTCGTGAGAGCGGGGCCATTTTTGTATCTGAACAGGATTGTCCTTTACTAAAATAACTATACGGGTATGCCTGCTTTATTTGGCATAGGTAAGCCCTGCTATCCGCTTACCCGTCATACCTTTGTGTTGGATGAGCACTTTAAACCGCATGCCCATATCCAATAACAAGGTCCGCGTAAGCAGTGCCTCCTGCCATATCGCTTTTAGCTTGTCCTGCCCGGCAGCAAGCGTTTTCCGTAAACAATCCTTAAAGTCCAGGCCCAGCAGAAAAGTGGCCTGGTTGATCAACTCTGCACTGGTCAACCCGCTTTTACTCCCCCAATGGCTCAAGGCAGAGAAATTAACATGTGTAGTAATATCCTGCAACCCAATGGCCTGGTAAGGGTCATCATTGATCTGATGCTGGTGATAACAAAGCAAAGTCCCGTTGCGCCGGCACGCACGGTAAAGCTCTTCCGAAGAATACCCATAATCTATCGTGATCACATACCCCTTTTCTAAATTTGTTCCAATGGCTTTCATCCATTCAGTGGCTTCCAGGTTTACTTCCGTTTGAAAGTCGCGCGGCAACTGTATTCCCAACTCTGCAAAGTAATTCGTAAGTGATTCATCAGCCGGCCTCAATATTTCCACAAATCCCTCCGTGAAATCCAGGAACACTTCCTGCAACACATCCTGCATGACTACGCGGTGAACGGCAAAGTTATCGACCAGCTCATTGGAAATAACACAACCAGTAAATCCACCAATAGCCTCAATGGCATCAAACCACTCCACTTTACCCCCCAGGTGGCGCTGTTGACGCTCCCGCATCCCTGCACTTTTTTCAATGATGCAATACCGCAGCCCGTCCAGGTGCTTACAGGCTGATCCCAGAAAGTTGAGTATATCATAACATAAATACCCCTCGCCTGCCCCATACTCCACAATAGTAAAATCTTTGCTGCCCGACTGCTGCCACATTTCCTGTAGTTGCTTGCCCAACACCATACCCATCACAGGGCCCAGGTGAGGACTGGTAACATAATCTCCCTGCTTTCCGATCTTCGTACGTGTGGAAGTATAATAACCAAGTACAGGGTGATAAAGGGCCATTTCCATATAATCATGAAAGGAAATAGGCCCTTCCCGTTTGATACGTTCAACGATCATATTTGCCAGGTCCATGTACTGCGCAACAAAAAGGACATGCCTTCCACCGGGTGGTAGAAGTCTAACCCCTACGGGGTATTTATTGCCCAGCCAACTATAATTTTCTATTTTTATTGGCCAATAATTCATCATCCCAATCAATCTTGTATGTCCTACAACGAACAACTTGCCGACCGGGTAAGAGAACTCATCGCCGCCACGGAAAACAAAATAGAAGAGAAGAAAATGTTTGGCGGACTCTGCTTTATGGTCAACGATAAAATGCTGGCTGGTATAGAAGAGGAACGGATGATGTTGCGTATTGGTCCTGACGGCTATGAAGAAGCCCTGGAAAAAGAAGGCTGTACACCCATGGATTTTACGGGCAAAGTGATGAAAGGCTATGTATTTGTAGACCTTGATGTATTGGCCACCAATAAACAACTCTCCTGGTGGATCAGCAAAGCATTGGCCTATAACAAAATAGCCAAGGCCTCCAAAAAGAAAAAGAAGTAACCTGCTGTC encodes:
- a CDS encoding alpha/beta fold hydrolase, with the protein product MSKITVSDGTEIYYKDWGTGQPIVFHHGWPLSADDWDGQMIFFLNQGYRVIAHDRRGHGRSSQTANGHEMDTYAADVAELAKALDLKDAIHVGHSTGGGEVIRYVAKHGKGRVAKAVLISAVPPIMAKTANNPDGIPMQIFDEIREGTATRRAQYFQDFTIPFYGYNREGAKISQGIRDNWWRQGMMGSAKAHYDCIKAFSETDFTEDLKSVDVPVLIMHGEDDQIVPFPLTGAKSIKLLKKGTLISYPGFPHGMPATEAATINKDLLAFIKS
- a CDS encoding DUF4097 family beta strand repeat-containing protein, with translation MKKYLLLVACSLTAMIGARGQEYRVKRSTGKLIVSLPAVVIEGYSGNEIVFSSKPKETEIDPKAVGLQTINTAGYLDNSGLGISVVEKGNTVEVNEVIENLDIKILVPKGMILSFVCNKVTAGAKVIFRNMDNEIEIDAYDNILLLDHVTGPLTARSLYGPIDVVFTGPVKGPVSIATIYGAIDVAIPVATKANMQLKSIHSPIMTSPDLKIEMEKHEPEPVGSHATSIAGKLNGGGTDLWLNSKFGKIYLRKTQ
- a CDS encoding class I SAM-dependent methyltransferase; its protein translation is MDLANMIVERIKREGPISFHDYMEMALYHPVLGYYTSTRTKIGKQGDYVTSPHLGPVMGMVLGKQLQEMWQQSGSKDFTIVEYGAGEGYLCYDILNFLGSACKHLDGLRYCIIEKSAGMRERQQRHLGGKVEWFDAIEAIGGFTGCVISNELVDNFAVHRVVMQDVLQEVFLDFTEGFVEILRPADESLTNYFAELGIQLPRDFQTEVNLEATEWMKAIGTNLEKGYVITIDYGYSSEELYRACRRNGTLLCYHQHQINDDPYQAIGLQDITTHVNFSALSHWGSKSGLTSAELINQATFLLGLDFKDCLRKTLAAGQDKLKAIWQEALLTRTLLLDMGMRFKVLIQHKGMTGKRIAGLTYAK
- a CDS encoding TfoX/Sxy family protein, with amino-acid sequence MSYNEQLADRVRELIAATENKIEEKKMFGGLCFMVNDKMLAGIEEERMMLRIGPDGYEEALEKEGCTPMDFTGKVMKGYVFVDLDVLATNKQLSWWISKALAYNKIAKASKKKKK
- a CDS encoding IS3 family transposase produces the protein MKQHYPQAAIGTLCALFGKTRQAYYEHGWQAANGQLREELVLDLATQARKVLKKEGAVKLLGSLRPALQAHNIRMGRDRFFKLLKKHNMLQKRKRSHARTTWSDHPYRKWPNLIKGLEVLKPQQHWVSDITYLRTEKGFMYLSLITDAYSRKIVGYHVSQNLRVQGCLIALNKAIRSLKDYVPQSLIHHSDRGIQYCCDQYVSVLQTNQIRISMTQTGSPYENPVAERVNGILKTELDLDRVFEGYSQATSVTHNAIDLYNRLRQHMSCDNLTPDQAHLREGKLKKRWKPRKRKNNPGDQQSS
- a CDS encoding S41 family peptidase; the encoded protein is MKYMMVMALLCLAASVKSQTCACEKEFLHVKNIVEHNFAGYADRVKALSKAGYEKKVHQLLQLTRNKFSSDNCPLIIYQYLKIFKSHHLGFAPNYDPAKTDTDFVNHRPVYNITDEEIARLKQSRSWEGIYYFTYDSSTKIAVIKDPTDIHDYIGVTIESTRPTWKKGLIKFEGKLENDSILSGLLYMRNHRPKFEGFWLHDNNNMISGDWRREGAPAPVKQAAANSSPGERIPTIHAKNLSANTFYLKIGSSDLKHKPAIDSILKANEGLLNSIPNLVLDFRDNGGGADATWAPLIPYLYTQPIKEIGADVWATELTIAGYKKYLEDKNLPQANRDRLLRKIAKMEAAKGKWIRGNEDEINSSFTAKPFPQKVVILINRWCGSATEEFLLAAQQSTKVILVGENTIGNLDYSNVVEVPFSCYPYTLTYATTRSRRLDMGQGIDNVGIAPKYRLAEEADWIQETLRILEH